The Flavobacterium piscisymbiosum genome includes a region encoding these proteins:
- a CDS encoding CvfB family protein: MIEIGKYNTLTILRDTKVGLFLGNPQEDPEGIHDILLPNKYVPNEFEIGEELIVFVYLDHEQRPVATTLEPYILLNEFALLRVNYINQVGAFMDWGMEKDILVPFKEQARPMEKGKRYLVYLYMDEKTNRLVASSKLNQFLSNENLTVEKGEEVDLIVSHITELGINVIINEQHKGLLYKDEVYDDAIRTGDRMIGFIKNIRPDNKIDVALQVQGYQSIEPNAEKILDELRANRGFLRLNDASHPEDIKTVLKMSKKTFKKAIGALYKDKLIEIKEDGIYLVKE; encoded by the coding sequence ATGATTGAAATAGGAAAATACAACACCCTTACTATATTACGTGATACCAAAGTTGGTTTATTTTTAGGTAATCCTCAAGAAGATCCCGAAGGAATTCACGATATTTTATTACCGAATAAATACGTTCCAAACGAATTTGAAATAGGCGAAGAGCTTATCGTGTTTGTTTATTTAGACCACGAACAACGCCCGGTTGCTACCACGCTTGAACCTTATATATTATTGAATGAATTTGCACTTTTAAGAGTAAATTACATCAATCAGGTGGGAGCTTTTATGGATTGGGGAATGGAAAAAGATATACTTGTTCCGTTTAAAGAACAAGCCCGCCCAATGGAAAAAGGAAAACGTTACTTAGTTTACCTTTATATGGATGAAAAAACCAATCGTTTGGTCGCTTCAAGTAAATTGAACCAATTTTTAAGCAATGAAAACCTAACGGTTGAAAAAGGCGAAGAAGTTGATTTGATCGTTTCACATATTACCGAATTAGGAATAAATGTTATCATCAATGAGCAACACAAAGGATTGTTGTATAAAGATGAAGTTTATGATGATGCGATTAGAACCGGAGACAGAATGATAGGATTTATTAAAAACATTCGTCCTGATAATAAAATTGATGTCGCGCTGCAAGTGCAAGGTTATCAAAGTATTGAGCCAAATGCAGAAAAAATATTAGATGAATTAAGAGCCAATCGAGGTTTTTTACGTTTAAACGATGCTTCGCATCCTGAGGATATCAAAACGGTATTAAAAATGAGTAAAAAGACTTTCAAAAAAGCAATTGGAGCTTTATACAAAGACAAACTCATAGAAATAAAAGAAGATGGGATTTATCTTGTAAAAGAATAA